The sequence below is a genomic window from Clostridium putrefaciens.
AAAAGAGCAGGTTCAAGATATGATAAAAGATGTTATTAATAATGCTGTAGACTCTCATCTATCAGGAGTAGAAGATACATTTAAAGAAGATGTTAAAAATCTAATTAATTTTATGGAAGATTTATATGTTCCACATCATTTTGTAAAAAGTGAAGACTTGGAATTGTTATCAAATGAAGAAATAAAAGCAAAATATTTATCTATAGCTAATAATATTTATTCAGAAAAAGAAAAAGATTTTGGACATGAAAGTATGAGAGAGATAGAAAGAGTTATTCTCTTAAGAGTAGTTGATACTAAATGGATGGATCATATTGATAATATGGATCATTTAAAACAAGGTATAGGGTTACGTGCATATAAACAACAAGATCCTACCCAAGCATATCAATTTGAAGGAAGCACCATGTTTGAAGAGATGATTTATAACATAAAACATGATACTGTAAGATATTTATTGCAAGTTCAAGCTGAAAGAGCCCCTGAAAGAGAAAAGGTTGTAAAAGAAGTTTCAACTAATTATGAGGACTCCTCAGTAAGAAAAGAACCAATAAAAAAAGAAGAAAAGATTGGACGAAATGATCCATGTAACTGTGGAAGTGGTAAAAAGTACAAGAATTGTTGTGGTAGAGAAGCTTAGTTATAGTATAGATTTGCAATTTTTAAAAAGTTGCAAATCTATATTCATTTAGGAGTACATTATTTAAAGGGAGATGAAAATATGAATTTACAATTAGAAGAACAATTATCTAAAGTTCCACAATTTAAAGAAACTTTAAAAGAAATGGGGGCTTCACTTTGACATATTAAAAATGAAGCTGGTTATTGAAGAATATGAACATAAAATGCAAAGCCCGGGATTTTGGAATGATAATATAAAAGCACAAAAAGTATCACAGGAATGTAAGGCTTTAAAAGATCAACTAGATAAGTACAATTCATTGGTACTACGATTGGAAGATATAGAAGTTTTAGGGGAATTAATTGGTGAGGAGAAAGAATCTATTATAAAAGAATTTATAGGTGATATAAAACTTTTGGAAAAGGATGTCGATAAATTCAGAATAGAAACTTTGCTTTCAGGAGAATATGATAGAAATAATGCTATATTAACTCTTCATGTAGGTGTTGGTGGTAATGACGCTCAAGATTGGACTGAGATGCTTCTTAGAATGTATACAAGATGGATTGAGAGTAAAGGATTTACAATTGAGATAATTGATTATATAAGTGGAGATGAAGCTGGAATTAAAAGTGTTACCCTTAAGGTATCTGGGGAATTTTCATATGGATATCTTAAAACTGAAAAAGGAATACATAGGTTAGTTAGAATATCTCCATATAATTCTAGTGGTAAAAGGCAGACTTCTTTTGCATCTGTAGAAGTTCTTCCAGAATTAAAAGAAGATCAAGATATTGACATTAGGCCAGAAGCTCTAAAGCTAGATACCTTTAGAGCAGGTGGTGCTGGTGGTCAGTATGTGAATAAAACAGAATCTGCGGTTAGGATAACTCATATACCAACAGGTATAGTTGTTCAATGTCAAAATGAAAGAAGTCAACATTATAATAGGGAAGTTGCACTAAAGGTTTTAAAATCAAAGCTTATAGCATTAAAAGAGAGGGCTCATAAGGAAAAGATTGAAGATTTGACTGGTGAACAAAAAGATATGGGATGGGGTAGTCAAATAAGATCTTATGTTTTCCATCCTTATAACCTAGTAAAGGATCATAGGACCTTGGTTGAAAATGGTAATGTAGATGCTGTTATGGATGGAGATATTGACTTATTTATAAATGAATATTTAAAACAAATAAGTAACGGTAAACTTAAAGAATAGATATAAACTTATATCAATAATGAGGTGGAGTAATGACAGGTAATATTGAACAAAAACTTGCAAAAGAACTTTCTATAAATGAAAGCCAAGTAATTAGTGTTGTTGAAATGATGGATGAGGGGAATACAGTTCCCTTTATCGCAAGATATAGGAAAGAAAGAACTGGTGGATTAGATGACGAAGTACTTAGAAAACTATCAGAAAGACTGATTTATATAAAAGGATTAGAGGAAAAAAAACAAACTGTTATAAGACTTATAGGTGATCAAGAAAAACTTACTGAAGAAATAAAGTTTAGCATTTTAAAATCGGAAACATTAACAGAGGTAGAAGATATATATAGGCCTTTTAAAATGAAAAAAAGAACAAGAGCTACCATGGCAGAAGAAAAGGGATTAAAATCTTTAGCGCAATTGGTGTGGAGTGGAAACTTTAAAGGTGATTTTGAATCTGAGATGGAGAAGATGATTAATTTAGAAAAAGGAATAGATTCAAAGGAAACAGCTATTAAGGGTGCTATGGATATAATAAGTGAAATGATATCTGATACAGCAGAATTTAGAAAGTGGATAAGATCATATATACAAAGGGAGGCTGTAATAGTAACTAAAGGAAGCTCAGAGGAACCTACACCCTATGAGATGTACTATGATTATAAAGAACCAATAAGAAACATTCCTCCATATAGAATACTTGCAATAAATAGAGGGGAAAAAGAAAAGGTTCTAAGTGTTAAGCTTGATTACATGGTTGATATAGTTATACAGTATTTAGAAGTAAAGTGTGCTAAGGGAAATAATATTACAGATAAATATATAAAAGAAAGCGTAAAAGACTCTTATAAGAGGCTTATCTATCCATCTATTGAAAGAGAAATAAGAGCAGAGCTTACACAAATTGCTGAAGAGAGGGCTATAGAAATATTTAAGACTAACTTAAAATCTTTAATTATGCAGCCTCCTATAAAGGATAAAGTAGTTATGGGATTTGATCCAGGTTTTAGAACGGGGTGTAAGGTAGCAGTTTTAGATAAGACAGGAAAGTTTTTAGAAAAGGCTACAGTTTATCCTACAGCACCAAGGAAAGATATAAATGGAACCATAAGTAAGTTGAAGGAGCTTGTTCTAAAAGAAAATATTGATGTCATATCTTTAGGGAATGGAACAGCTAGTAGGGAGTCAGAAGAAGTTATATCTCTTTTGATTAAAGAATTAAAAGAGGAGAATGGTAGAGAACTTTATTATGTTATAGTTTCAGAAGCTGGAGCTTCCGTATACTCAGCATCAAAGCTTGCAGCGGATGAATATCCTAGTTTAGATGTGACTATAAGAGGTGCTATATCTATTGGAAGAAGACTTCAAGATCCATTATCTGAATTAGTTAAAATAGATCCGAAGTCTATAGGTGTAGGTCAATATCAACATGATGTAGCAGGTAAAAAATTAGATGAATCTCTTAAAGGTACAGTAGAGGATGTAGTGAATAAGGTAGGTGTAGACTTAAACATGGCAACACCTTCTCTTTTATCATATATTTCAGGAATTAATGATACCATAGCACAAAATATAGTTAGTTATAGAGATGAGAAGGGGAAGTTTACGAGTAGAAAAGAACTTCTTAAAGTAAAAAGGCTCGGTCAAAAAGCCTTCGAACAATGTGCAGGATTTTTAAGGGTTATGGAGAGTAAGGAACCACTAGATAATACTTCTGTACATCCCGAATCTTATGCATCTGCAAAAAAACTTGTAGATATGTTGGGATATAATAAGGATGATTTTAAAAGTGGAAGCTTAAAAGATATAGAAGAAAAGGCTGGGGAATTTTCGCTAGAAGAATTAGCAGATAACTTAGGTATAGGTAAATTAACTTTAGTTGATATAATAAAAGAACTTAAAAAGCCAGGAAGGGACCCTAGAGAAGAACTTCCAAAACCTATGTTAAAAACAGGGGTTTTGGACATAACTCAGTTAAAGATAGGAATGTTATTAATAGGCACAGTTAGAAATGTATCTGATTTTGGTGCATTTGTTGATATTGGAGTCCATCAAGATGGTTTAGTTCATAAAAGTCAAATGGCAGATACCTTCGTAAAACATCCCTTAGATATTGTAAAAGTTGGAGATATAATAAATGTTAAAGTAATTGAAGTTGATGAAAAAAGAGGCAGAATATCTTTGACTATGAAAATGTAAATAGGACTTGTTATTTAAATAACAGTGTTATATAATAAGATTATAAAATAAAATATATTATCTTCAGGGCGGGGCGAAGTTCCCCACCGGCGGTAAAGCCCGCAAGCCTACATGGCATGATTCGGTTAGATTCCGAAGCCGACAGTATAGTCTGGATGGAAGAAGGTAAGCTATCTAAATAGGATAAATGCTTTGCCCTGGCTTTGTGTCAGGGTTTTTTTGCATTTAATCAAATAAAGTTAGCGAGGACCCCTTGAGGATACCTAATTTAAGGAGGTATTATCATGAATAAAAAGTTCAATCTAAACAAACAAATTAAAATCACATTACTTGCAGCTATGGCGTTTATACTAATGTATTTTGATTTTCCATTACCATTGTTTCCAGGGTTTTTAAAGATAGATCTAAGTGATCTACCAGCTTTAATAGGAGCCTTTGCTTTAGGACCTGTAGAAGGGATTGCAATAGAACTTTTAAAAAATATACTTCATGTGTTATTTAAGGGGACTCAGACAGCTTTAGTAGGGGAGATGGCAAACTTTATAGTAGGCTCAGTGCTAGTATTTATTTCAGGATATATGTATAAAAGAAATAAAAATAAAAGTGGTGCTATTATAGGGTTAGTATCTGGAGTTTTAGTGATGACTGCAGTAGCAGCTTTAATAAACTATTTTATACTAATACCAACCTATGCAAAGGTATTTAAATTACCTTTAGAGGCTATTATAGCCATGGGAACAAAACTTAACGGAAATATAGTAGATTTAAGATCTCTTATAATTTGGTCCATAGTACCATTTAATTTATTAAAAGGTATATTGGTATCATTAGTTACTCTTGGAGTATACAAGAATGTATCTTTACTCATTCATAAAGAAGAGGTAATTGTAAAGGATGTAAGGAAAAAGAAATATTCAAAAGAAAATGTTTAATGAATATCATATAAAATAAATTTAAATTAATATTAAAAGGCTAGCGATATGCTAACCTTTTAATATTATAATTCAGTAAATTACTAATCATATAAGAAGTTTGTAAGTTTAAAATAGATATAATAATTTAAAAGTTTCTTTTCCATAATATAAGAGCATCTTCGCCATTATCCTCATAGTACCTTTTTCGTCTTCCTTCTTCTTTGAAATCAAACTTATTATATAATGATATAGCTACAACATTTGAAGCGCGTACCTCTAAAGTCATAGAAGATATAAAGTGAGATTTACATACATCTATTAGAGCTTTTAATATTAATTCTCCAATTCCAAAACCTCTAAAGCTTGGGTGGACTGCAATATTAGTTATATGAGATTCATCAATAATTATCCAAGTACCCCCAAAGCCAATAACAATGTCATTAGATTTTGCTACAACATAATAAGAAAGGTTGTTTTCAAGCTCGGTTAAAAAGGACTCCCTACTCCATGAGATAGGAAAACTTAAAAAGCTAATAGCTAAGACGTCGTCTATATCTTCATAGGTCATAGGGGAAATGTTTATATTATTCATGATTTAAAAGCAACTGTTTTTCATCATATTCTCTTTCAGCTTGAGATTTTCTAAGATAAACAGGAGCAGAATTATTTATATCATCATTTTCACCATTGCGTAATTTATTAATACCTATAATACCTAATGAAGCTGCTCTTATATAACTTAGATCAGAAGGTGAAAATTTAACTTTAGGTAGTTGTGATATTAATTTATCTTTGTGTAAACTTATAGCATCTCCAACAAAACAAACTTCTTTACTGTAAGTTTTTAAGTTAATTATTAATTCATCTATAGATAAACAAGTATAGTCCATGATTTGAATAAGGCTACCATTTTCATAGGTATAAAGGCTAGTATAAACATTATCTCTAAGGGCATCCATAATTGGACATATAATACCAGGAAATCCATATATGTTACGAGCTAATGCATCTAGTGAAGATACTGAAATAAAAGGTTTGTTTGATGAAAAACTTAAACCTTTTATAGTTGCCATTCCAATTCTAAGACCTGTAAAAGAACCGGGCCCCTTTGATATAACAAATCCATCTATTTCAGATATATCTAAAGAAATACTGTTTAATAAAGTATCTATCATGGTTAGTAGTAACACTGAATGCTGTTTTTTATAATTGAAATTTATTTCTCCAAGTAATCTATTATCCTCTAAAATTGCAACACTTGCTGTTGAGCTAGATGAATCTACGCTAAGTACCTTCATATTTTAATCTCCTTTATATAATCATATCTGTATCCATTAGATATAATTTCAATATTTCTTACGTTTTCATCTAAATTATTAAGTTTAGATAATACTATTCTCAAATGTTCCTTTGGAATAAGACTTTCTATATAATCAGCCCACTCGATAATGCTTACTGCATTATCAAAGATGTACTCATCAAAGCCTAGCTCATAAATTTCATCAGGATCATTGACCCTATATACATCAAAATGATATAGCTTTAATCTTCCACTATCATACTCATTTACAATGGTAAAGGTAGGACTAGTAATGTGCTCATTAACTCCTAATCCCTTAGCTATACCCTTAGAAATGTGGGTTTTTCCAACGCCTAAATCACCTATTAC
It includes:
- a CDS encoding Tex family protein, giving the protein MTGNIEQKLAKELSINESQVISVVEMMDEGNTVPFIARYRKERTGGLDDEVLRKLSERLIYIKGLEEKKQTVIRLIGDQEKLTEEIKFSILKSETLTEVEDIYRPFKMKKRTRATMAEEKGLKSLAQLVWSGNFKGDFESEMEKMINLEKGIDSKETAIKGAMDIISEMISDTAEFRKWIRSYIQREAVIVTKGSSEEPTPYEMYYDYKEPIRNIPPYRILAINRGEKEKVLSVKLDYMVDIVIQYLEVKCAKGNNITDKYIKESVKDSYKRLIYPSIEREIRAELTQIAEERAIEIFKTNLKSLIMQPPIKDKVVMGFDPGFRTGCKVAVLDKTGKFLEKATVYPTAPRKDINGTISKLKELVLKENIDVISLGNGTASRESEEVISLLIKELKEENGRELYYVIVSEAGASVYSASKLAADEYPSLDVTIRGAISIGRRLQDPLSELVKIDPKSIGVGQYQHDVAGKKLDESLKGTVEDVVNKVGVDLNMATPSLLSYISGINDTIAQNIVSYRDEKGKFTSRKELLKVKRLGQKAFEQCAGFLRVMESKEPLDNTSVHPESYASAKKLVDMLGYNKDDFKSGSLKDIEEKAGEFSLEELADNLGIGKLTLVDIIKELKKPGRDPREELPKPMLKTGVLDITQLKIGMLLIGTVRNVSDFGAFVDIGVHQDGLVHKSQMADTFVKHPLDIVKVGDIINVKVIEVDEKRGRISLTMKM
- the tsaB gene encoding tRNA (adenosine(37)-N6)-threonylcarbamoyltransferase complex dimerization subunit type 1 TsaB; the encoded protein is MKVLSVDSSSSTASVAILEDNRLLGEINFNYKKQHSVLLLTMIDTLLNSISLDISEIDGFVISKGPGSFTGLRIGMATIKGLSFSSNKPFISVSSLDALARNIYGFPGIICPIMDALRDNVYTSLYTYENGSLIQIMDYTCLSIDELIINLKTYSKEVCFVGDAISLHKDKLISQLPKVKFSPSDLSYIRAASLGIIGINKLRNGENDDINNSAPVYLRKSQAEREYDEKQLLLNHE
- the prfB gene encoding peptide chain release factor 2 (programmed frameshift) codes for the protein MNLQLEEQLSKVPQFKETLKEMGASLDILKMKLVIEEYEHKMQSPGFWNDNIKAQKVSQECKALKDQLDKYNSLVLRLEDIEVLGELIGEEKESIIKEFIGDIKLLEKDVDKFRIETLLSGEYDRNNAILTLHVGVGGNDAQDWTEMLLRMYTRWIESKGFTIEIIDYISGDEAGIKSVTLKVSGEFSYGYLKTEKGIHRLVRISPYNSSGKRQTSFASVEVLPELKEDQDIDIRPEALKLDTFRAGGAGGQYVNKTESAVRITHIPTGIVVQCQNERSQHYNREVALKVLKSKLIALKERAHKEKIEDLTGEQKDMGWGSQIRSYVFHPYNLVKDHRTLVENGNVDAVMDGDIDLFINEYLKQISNGKLKE
- a CDS encoding ECF transporter S component, with product MNKKFNLNKQIKITLLAAMAFILMYFDFPLPLFPGFLKIDLSDLPALIGAFALGPVEGIAIELLKNILHVLFKGTQTALVGEMANFIVGSVLVFISGYMYKRNKNKSGAIIGLVSGVLVMTAVAALINYFILIPTYAKVFKLPLEAIIAMGTKLNGNIVDLRSLIIWSIVPFNLLKGILVSLVTLGVYKNVSLLIHKEEVIVKDVRKKKYSKENV
- the tsaE gene encoding tRNA (adenosine(37)-N6)-threonylcarbamoyltransferase complex ATPase subunit type 1 TsaE, which encodes MNFIVNNVEETLNIGEQIGKLCSSGDIICVIGDLGVGKTHISKGIAKGLGVNEHITSPTFTIVNEYDSGRLKLYHFDVYRVNDPDEIYELGFDEYIFDNAVSIIEWADYIESLIPKEHLRIVLSKLNNLDENVRNIEIISNGYRYDYIKEIKI
- the rimI gene encoding ribosomal protein S18-alanine N-acetyltransferase, giving the protein MNNINISPMTYEDIDDVLAISFLSFPISWSRESFLTELENNLSYYVVAKSNDIVIGFGGTWIIIDESHITNIAVHPSFRGFGIGELILKALIDVCKSHFISSMTLEVRASNVVAISLYNKFDFKEEGRRKRYYEDNGEDALILWKRNF